Part of the Porites lutea chromosome 14, jaPorLute2.1, whole genome shotgun sequence genome, TTGTTGTGAAAACAATGGACGGTTTTCTGCGGGAATGTACCACATGTTACTGAACAAAGCAAACTCGCCGGTCCTACAGGAATAATTTCAGGCACAGGTACGTTCTTTCTTGTCTTATTTGTTTAaatgaatttaaatttttaaaattccttCTTCAACGTCGTTTTTTAACATGCGTAGGTTTCTTAATGTGATATATGCTGACCGTGGCAATCCAAATACACAGTTCAGTTATACCCAGGACTGAAGAGGCCCTTATGGAGTTATAAGAATTCATGACGGAGCTGCAGACAAGCTTGGCCAGTAAAGAGTCAGCTGGCAAGAATGGTGGCACTGGTTGAAAAGCGCCTCTGCGTAAAACGGAAGTTTTAGTTTCTCGTTATCTTTCTTCACTTAACAGAAAACAATCTTTTGACTTCTTTCTTGATGTCGTGTTTTAACAGCGCATACGCAAGTGGGTTAACGGCTGAGTTCGTGATAAACAGAAGGCAAAAAGCATATTCAGTGTGCATAGTTTTCTGGAAAGTACTCAAATATGTTCGAAGATCTAAGAAAGAGTCTGTGGCGTAACAGATCACATTAACAAATACCACGACTCCCATAAATCTCGCAGAGGAAATTTCTACTCCTTGTTTACGTTTCTTGAGAGTCATCGGATGATTAAACTGTAACTGAAGGGCAAGGGTCGCCAtcattttggtttgtttataCGCGATGTAAAACATTTGCATAGTGGCAAGAAGCAGGAATATACACGGCAGTAGCTGAAACACGAACACccttgaaattttaaaagtaatgaaTATATCTTCAGAAGCAAGCTGTTTGACAATGACAGCGATAAGAAAATAGAGCACTGCGGGAAAAAGCCAGCCGAGGACCACCATAGCAACGATGCGTCGTGACGTCATGATAGGAACATACTTGAAGGGCATCACTATGGCAACGTAACGGTCAACAGTCATGACGCACAAGTTCGTCAACGAAGCGAAAGCGAAGTAAGCGGCGAAGATCTGTCGGAGTTCTCGATCACATGGCAGGTAGAATTCGCAAGCGAAAAATGTTGGGAAATAAGTTAAGCCAAAGCAGAAATCAGCAATAGCCAGGGGCATGATAAAAAGATTTACTTGTGTTTGGAGACGTCGGTTGGTGGCGATGAGATAAATAACAAGCGTATTTCCTGAAACTGCTGCGACGTTTAAAATCCAGCCTGGCACCCAGACCCAAGGTAAAAGATCGGCTGAAAACGTCGCTAGATCGTCTGGAGGCATAATCTATCCTGTAGACGCCG contains:
- the LOC140924932 gene encoding octopamine receptor beta-1R-like, with product MPPDDLATFSADLLPWVWVPGWILNVAAVSGNTLVIYLIATNRRLQTQVNLFIMPLAIADFCFGLTYFPTFFACEFYLPCDRELRQIFAAYFAFASLTNLCVMTVDRYVAIVMPFKYVPIMTSRRIVAMVVLGWLFPAVLYFLIAVIVKQLASEDIFITFKISRVFVFQLLPCIFLLLATMQMFYIAYKQTKMMATLALQLQFNHPMTLKKRKQGVEISSARFMGVVVFVNVICYATDSFLDLRTYLSTFQKTMHTEYAFCLLFITNSAVNPLAYALLKHDIKKEVKRLFSVK